From Oncorhynchus tshawytscha isolate Ot180627B linkage group LG27, Otsh_v2.0, whole genome shotgun sequence, a single genomic window includes:
- the LOC112246041 gene encoding BTB/POZ domain-containing protein KCTD5, whose product MAEKSPESSGSVDQCPALSPEQRMQSPGIGASKWVRLNVGGTYFLTTRQTLCRDSKSFLYRLCQADPDLDSDKDETGAYLIDRDPTYFGPVLNYLRHGKLVLNRGLAEEGVLEEAEFYNIPSLIRLIKDKIRERDCKTVQLPIKHVYRVLQCQEEELTQMVSTMSDGWKFEQLVSIGSSYNYGNEDQAEFLCVVSKELHNQSYGTSSEPSEKAKILQEQGSRM is encoded by the exons ATGGCGGAGAAGAGCCCTGAATCCAGCGGCTCAGTTGACCAGTGTCCCGCCCTGTCTCCGGAACAGAGAATGCAGTCACCTGGGATCGGGGCATCCAAATGGGTCCGTCTGAATGTCGGTGGGACATACTTTCTCACAACGAGACAAACGTTGTGCCGAGACTCAAAATCGTTCCTGTACCGTCTGTGCCAGGCCGACCCCGACCTAGACTCTGACAAG GATGAAACGGGTGCCTATTTGATAGACCGGGACCCAACGTACTTTGGTCCAGTGCTCAACTACCTGAGGCATGGAAAACTGGTGCTCAATAGAGGCCTTGCCGAGGAAG GTGTACTGGAAGAGGCTGAATTCTACAATATCCCTTCTTTGATCAGGCTAATTAAAGACAAAATCAGGGAGAGGGACTGCAAAACAGTTCAG CTCCCTATAAAACATGTCTACAGAGTCTTGCAGTGCCAAGAAGAGGAGCTAACACAAATGGTTTCCACCATGTCAGATGGTTGGAAGTTTGAGCAG TTGGTCAGTATTGGCTCCTCATATAACTATGGAAACGAAGACCAGGCAGAGTTCCTGTGTGTTGTCTCTAAGGAGCTACATAACCAATCATATGGCACAAGCAGTGAACCAAGTGAAAAGGCCAAG ATTCTTCAAGAACAAGGCTCTCGAATGTGA